AACCTCCAGCTTTACAACGACATTTACCTCAAATTCTACAAAAATCACCAATTGAAGCAGCTGGTCAAATATACAAGATTGAGCAGCTAACTGCACTGCAGCCTTCCTCTTTCCAGGTAACACTACATGTTCCTCATCACATAACGATTTCTGGAACTGCTACCTTACTTCTGTAGCAATGACTTTGAGCTAATTTTCGTACATTGAGTTGTTTACTGTTTAGTCAAACATAGTCTGCTCTTTCTTTACTATTCTGTCCTGACAATGAGTTTGTCCTAAACCAAATTATACTACTGCATATTCTCATTCCTTTCTCTTCCATGCAAATAACAGAGGGGTGCTACATATAGTTGCATCGCAAAGATAACAGCCATAGTACCGTCAATAAAATGGTACTACAAAGCCTGCCTATCTTGCAAAATAGGATACAACAGCATTTCAGAAACTCCAAGATGTGATTGTGCTACTTCACAGCCCATGCCTATGTAACTTCCTTATTTCTCaaatatgttttcaaaaatttccaAACCAACATATTAGTCACATTGCTAACACTGTATCAATACAACAGGTTCAAGCTTCCTCTTGCACTTACAGATGATACAGGAAGCATAGAAGCAATAGCTTTCTCTTCCATAGCTGAAGATTTAGTAGAGCGTAATGCATACCAAGCTTCTCAAAACATGAAGATACATGCAACAGACCATGCAGCGTCTTTACAAACAGCTGTTGGGAAAATAAGACTATTCCACATAGGAATGAGTACTGATATGTCATCAAACTTCTCCATTAAATATGTCATCCGGAAGAGTTTTCCAATCGACAAACCACCCTCAACATCACTTCTGTCACATAATGAGGTTAGCCAACTATTCTGAATGTAtcatgttatatttattacCATATCTTATGGAAAACATGTGTTTTCAGAATACACCTGCATCGCCTATATTACCTCTTCCAGCAACTAATGACACATCCAGCGTCACcaggtttttttttaaataattacAATTTAAAATTAACTACCTCATGTGTATTTCTAATATGTTCTAACTATTTCATTTTTTCCTTTCAACACAAAACCAAGTTCTGCTGCGAAGAGAACTATAGACTTTGATCATAGGTACACAGTTGTTCAAGCACTCCTACTTATtgcaattttttaaaaaatttccaTTTGCCTGGTATTGATATTACACCATTCAATTCAGCGAAACACATGCACCATCCACGCCAGATGATGCAAAACGTCAAAAAAATAATGTAAGTGCTAACATCCCTCACTCCCTCACTCATTTTTATCACACCCATTACTAACACCCTATTATCCTACACCCATGCAGATAACGATAGTGGACAATCCATAACTTCACTTATCCAAGATAGTCGATACAAAGTCCAATCACTTCACAAAATGATGCAGACATTTCCATTTCCTCCTAGAATAAAATTAAAGCAACCTTATTACCTATTATGGTTCCTCTTTTTATGAGTTTCATCAACTTCAACTTATCCTTACATTGACTTCAATATTTAATCATATATCTTATATACATGTATATCTCCAATGctatcccgcagcaacgcgcggggtattCAACTAGTTATTGTAACATCCAGGTGCAAGGCTGAATGGGCACCACAAACATGGTAGCCTATATTTGATCAGAAATTCGGAAATAAACAAGTGACAAATGCTGAATAAAATTGAAACATGGAAACTCTAAAAGATTAATCGATTATTGTACGCATAGCATGAAATACGTTAAACTGTTGTTTTGACTATAAATCAAGTTTCATGAAAAACATATTGCTTCCTTGCTCGTCATCCATACAGCTCATAGTAATACATTTAATTTACTAGATGGGCGGCAAAAGATCCTAGAGATGCATATTTACAATAATTCCCATGGCTATATATGGTAAATGACGTTCAGAGAAAGGTAGTTCTAAGTTCCCAACATAATAATGTGGTGACCAGAATGATGTGGATTGTTTTTCAGTGCTGTTTTTCAGTGGTGATCCTAGAGATGCATATTGTACGCCAGTTTGCTTGTTGTAACGCTGAGCGAATCACAGGCGTGATCATCATTGTTAGTATAAGAATAAATCTCCATCCCAGTGGTGACTGAAAATCAAGTTTAGTACTTTAGTCTGCAACGAATTGAGGAAATTGGCGGTCGATCCAACAGCAAAACATAAGTTATGTATCACAAACCTTCTTCCTGCGCCCAGATTTGCCCAGGTTTAGGTCGGAGCTGCGGCTGCTTGAGCCCATCACGGAAATCTGCATTAGTCGTATGGGGAAACGGAATTGGAACGGTGGTAAACAGTGGCGGAACCAGAATTGAGTTGAACcccgggccgagttttaaaTATAGTTGTGACAAAAATCAGACGTCGACAAACTCATAGTTCAAAAGATACACGAGAACATAATGGAAGTTCAAAAGATACACGAGAACATAATGGAAAGAGAGAAAACATACAACAAGTGTCATCGCGAAATAgtatatttattcttcttcaaCAATTTTTTAGACTTATTCAACAATTTtttgggccgaaccccgggccatggcACGGGTGGCCCGGGGTGTACATCCGCCACTGGTGGTAAAGAAGAACTATTCTTTTACCCAGCAACTTAGTGGATGGATTCGAAGCTTTACCTCCGTCAGAACAACATTGGAAAAAAAGGATCCCATGGAGCGACCAAACCCATCACCGGTAGTGGCTGCAGATGCCAGGAACTATTACGGTGACGCGAATGGTCTCGAAGCCCTGAGGAGAGGAGGCTGCATCGATACCACCTCCATCGGCGGCTTGTGGTcctgtccggcggcggcgaaatcAAAGGAATGCGGGGATTAGGCAGATTTGGAAAGAAAGCAATTTCGGGGCACCGCTGATCCTCAGCGCTCGGGACGGGTGGCTGGGCTGAGCCGAGCCGTGGTCATAGTTGTTGAGCCAAGCCAGGATGGGGGCGGGCCACGCGtgcggaagctgggcaccatcAGGGTGCGTCCACGTGCACTGGTGCATTGGGTTCGATCCGGCCACAAAATAGGCTATTCTATAGCCGGCTACAAATAAAAagttccatatatatatattggatTATTCAGAGTAAGAGTCGGGCATATACTTCTTCTGACCTGAAATGTAAGTCATTCTGGCATTTTATCAGATTCATTGAATATTCTATGGATCTGGACATAGTAAAACACTTCCAGGATGGCTTACATTtctgaacggagggagtatatttttAAGAGAAGCAAATCCAGACACTATATATGCTTCATTTGCTGAGATTTGACTTGGTCGTCCCTGCGGATCAAATGTGCagacaaaataaaataattcgCAATTACATAATATAAGCATTGCAGCCTGACCAACTTTGAAGCAACATCTCTTTCGATAATTTACAGCCTGCCCTAATAATAAGCTAACCAACTTGCCTTTTTTTTAGAACAGCTAACCAACTTGCCGTTGATCTCGTAGAAGACAGCTTCAATTCCTTGTGCAGAAATGTCTATTcgaggaatgtggagtactctatcctgtttgtgatgagtgaattgtcaaccgtgcgatgtgatcgtgcgcttggtctttggttgcaggtacacgggcgtcaagtttCGACGGAGAGCTgttgtggaggtgctgtggccgatggacc
This portion of the Panicum virgatum strain AP13 chromosome 2N, P.virgatum_v5, whole genome shotgun sequence genome encodes:
- the LOC120660484 gene encoding uncharacterized protein LOC120660484, translated to MPMFKLPLALTDDTGSIEAIAFSSIAEDLVERNAYQASQNMKIHATDHAASLQTAVGKIRLFHIGMSTDMSSNFSIKYVIRKSFPIDKPPSTSLLSHNENTPASPILPLPATNDTSSVTSSAAKRTIDFDHSETHAPSTPDDAKRQKNNITIVDNP